A region from the Sphingomonas brevis genome encodes:
- a CDS encoding PLP-dependent aminotransferase family protein: MASRKIGASSLSRLMGGWHADAMRGPAYRQIRQALRLLILDGRLPIGVRLPGERNLADALDVSRTTVAAAYAELRDLGFVFSRHGSGSITRLPREQGNGPDQLQATAEIDFSIAALPAPSHVHAAYAEALAELPRHLPGIGYEPAGIADLRSAIAERYARSGVPTDPDQILVTQGAQQGLVLLLSLLARPGDPVVIDHPTYSKAIEAIRAASCQPIPVNLPQSGWDAEQYRSAMAQTGSRLSYLLPDFHNPTGRLMGAECRQKIAAVAASQRGHLIVDETMIDLWLDVPRPTSMAAFDRGDHVITLGSMGKSFWGGLRMGWVRASHDIIAALAASRAANDMGSPILEQLAATALLRRPDDILDERRQLIREQRDHLLKLVGEQLPDWRFERPPGGLCAWAELPRPLSSALAVAAHDLGIRIAPGGKYGIDGAFERFVRLPYALPKPVLSDVVERLAQAWREVAAGGHSSSAPAEPRLTEAI, from the coding sequence ATGGCCAGCAGAAAGATCGGTGCCTCCTCCTTGTCGCGACTGATGGGCGGCTGGCACGCCGACGCGATGCGAGGACCTGCTTATCGGCAGATCCGCCAGGCCTTGCGGCTGTTAATCCTCGATGGACGGCTGCCCATTGGAGTCCGCCTCCCTGGCGAACGGAATCTTGCCGATGCACTGGATGTGAGCCGCACGACTGTAGCTGCCGCCTATGCCGAATTGCGCGACCTCGGCTTTGTCTTCAGCCGTCACGGGTCCGGCAGCATCACCCGTTTGCCGCGGGAACAGGGCAACGGCCCGGACCAGCTGCAGGCGACGGCCGAGATCGATTTTTCGATCGCCGCTCTACCGGCGCCAAGCCATGTCCACGCCGCCTATGCCGAGGCGTTGGCGGAACTGCCCCGACACCTGCCGGGGATTGGCTATGAGCCGGCCGGTATCGCCGACCTCAGATCAGCTATCGCCGAACGCTACGCGCGATCCGGGGTGCCGACCGATCCCGATCAGATCCTGGTGACTCAAGGTGCCCAACAGGGATTGGTGCTGCTGCTTTCGTTGCTTGCGCGGCCGGGCGATCCGGTGGTGATCGATCACCCGACCTATTCGAAAGCGATCGAGGCGATCCGGGCGGCGTCCTGCCAGCCGATTCCGGTCAACCTTCCGCAATCCGGGTGGGACGCAGAACAATATCGTTCGGCCATGGCCCAGACCGGATCGCGCCTGTCCTACCTGTTGCCGGACTTCCACAACCCGACCGGGCGGCTGATGGGCGCCGAATGCCGCCAAAAGATCGCGGCGGTCGCCGCCAGCCAGCGAGGCCACCTTATCGTCGACGAGACGATGATCGACCTTTGGCTCGATGTACCGCGCCCCACTTCCATGGCGGCCTTCGACCGCGGCGACCATGTGATCACGCTCGGTTCGATGGGAAAGAGCTTCTGGGGCGGTCTCAGGATGGGCTGGGTCCGCGCAAGCCACGACATCATTGCCGCCCTGGCCGCGTCGCGTGCCGCCAATGACATGGGCAGCCCGATCCTCGAGCAGCTTGCCGCCACTGCCTTGCTTCGACGCCCGGACGATATTCTCGACGAGCGTCGCCAGCTGATCCGTGAACAACGCGACCATTTGCTCAAGCTGGTTGGCGAACAACTGCCCGACTGGCGGTTCGAGCGGCCGCCCGGCGGCTTATGTGCGTGGGCGGAACTGCCGCGACCATTGAGCTCGGCTCTCGCGGTCGCCGCTCACGATCTTGGTATTCGCATCGCGCCTGGCGGCAAATATGGCATCGACGGCGCATTCGAAAGATTTGTCCGCCTGCCCTACGCTCTCCCTAAGCCGGTGCTTTCGGATGTTGTCGAACGCCTTGCCCAGGCCTGGCGCGAAGTCGCCGCCGGTGGCCACTCGTCATCGGCGCCTGCCGAACCGAGGCTGACGGAAGCGATCTAG
- a CDS encoding YczE/YyaS/YitT family protein, producing the protein MNRRIIQLFLGLALYGISLGVMVRANLGLDPWDVFHQGLSNRTGISLGMMVNLIGALVLLLWIPIRQRPGIGTIANVFLIGTFADISLWIMPPVHSLPLAVAMMAGGVILNGIATGAYIGAGLGPGPRDGLMTGLVKRTGGSVGVIRTGIEVTVLAAGWLLGGTVGVGTVLYAVAIGPIVHRTLPWFTIAERSPEPLSPCGEPCLETR; encoded by the coding sequence ATGAACAGACGAATCATCCAGCTCTTTCTCGGCCTGGCTCTTTACGGAATTTCCCTGGGAGTAATGGTCCGCGCCAACCTTGGCCTCGATCCCTGGGACGTATTTCACCAGGGTTTGTCGAACCGGACAGGCATCAGCCTGGGAATGATGGTCAATCTAATTGGCGCACTGGTGCTGCTGCTGTGGATTCCCATCCGCCAGCGCCCGGGGATCGGCACAATCGCCAATGTCTTTCTGATTGGCACATTCGCCGACATCAGCCTTTGGATCATGCCGCCGGTCCATTCACTGCCGCTGGCCGTGGCGATGATGGCCGGCGGGGTGATCCTGAACGGGATTGCGACCGGCGCTTACATCGGCGCCGGCCTCGGGCCAGGTCCGCGGGACGGCTTGATGACTGGATTGGTCAAGCGCACCGGCGGATCGGTAGGCGTCATCCGCACCGGCATCGAGGTAACGGTGCTTGCTGCAGGCTGGCTGCTCGGCGGAACGGTCGGCGTCGGCACCGTGCTTTACGCAGTCGCGATCGGCCCCATCGTGCACCGGACGTTGCCGTGGTTCACCATCGCCGAACGATCGCCTGAGCCGCTTTCTCCTTGTGGAGAGCCGTGCCTCGAGACGCGCTGA
- a CDS encoding DsbA family protein, translated as MSQSSKANWLPALAGGAIGSALTAAALVLAGPSLFGERLVRDALVANPDIIMDAGQALRDRQFAETLTPLRASLESPFFSSWKGAEKPDVTLTYFFDYACGYCRQSNPDIERLLKEEKGLRVVYRELPILGPESVAAARISLAASKAGKFVQYHDALYAAGRPGPDTIAIAAKAAGIPAQPSQDPAQEAELRANMSLASQLGATGTPLFVVGDRVINAAVGYEALKGAIEAARKKG; from the coding sequence GTGAGCCAAAGCAGTAAGGCCAACTGGTTGCCGGCACTTGCAGGCGGTGCAATCGGATCAGCGCTGACGGCGGCTGCCCTGGTCCTGGCCGGACCGTCCCTGTTTGGCGAACGGTTGGTTCGCGATGCGCTGGTCGCGAATCCGGACATCATCATGGATGCCGGGCAGGCGCTGCGCGACAGGCAATTTGCCGAAACCCTGACTCCGCTCCGGGCGTCGCTTGAGAGCCCCTTTTTCTCCAGCTGGAAGGGCGCCGAAAAGCCGGACGTCACGCTCACCTATTTCTTCGATTATGCCTGCGGATATTGCCGGCAGAGCAATCCCGACATCGAGCGATTGCTGAAGGAAGAAAAAGGTCTTCGCGTGGTTTATCGTGAACTTCCGATCCTTGGGCCGGAAAGCGTCGCCGCGGCGCGCATTTCACTGGCAGCGTCGAAGGCGGGGAAGTTCGTCCAATATCATGATGCACTTTATGCCGCCGGCCGCCCCGGACCGGACACGATCGCCATTGCGGCCAAGGCCGCCGGCATCCCGGCGCAGCCGAGCCAGGATCCGGCTCAGGAAGCCGAACTGCGGGCCAACATGTCTTTGGCGAGCCAGCTTGGTGCAACCGGAACGCCGCTGTTCGTGGTCGGCGACCGGGTAATCAATGCCGCGGTGGGCTATGAAGCGCTCAAGGGCGCGATCGAAGCCGCACGCAAGAAGGGATAG
- a CDS encoding M48 family metalloprotease encodes MTRLIRLLMVGMLLFFAAARPAMAQDILRDSETELLFSQISKPLIEAAGLDPKSVRVVLLRDSEINAFVAQGQVVYIHSGLLTAADNVGQLQGVIAHELGHVAGGHSIRVYEGVGKASAISILSLVLGAAAIAAGAGDAAMGIMALGQQVATNSFLSFSRAQESSADLAGASYLSKAGVSGRGSLEFFKKLQNQEYRLAIYAKDSYDRTHPLSQERIDALTQIYQKDPAWNRKPDPALEARFERVKAKLVGYVTPQQAVNVYPESDQSVPAHYARAYAYHLGAYPDKANAEADALLATAPDDPFFLELKGQILLEGGHPKEAIAPLRRAVAGAPDMPMIAVMLGHALIASEDDKNFQEAKQVLKTAVNRDNDNPFAWYQLGIVYDREGDEPRAALATAERNNLQGNNKLALTSARMAMAGLRAGTPDYLRAQDIAMVSENELKKDKKYREPKQ; translated from the coding sequence ATGACCCGCCTGATCCGGCTCCTGATGGTCGGCATGTTGCTGTTCTTTGCCGCCGCGCGCCCCGCGATGGCCCAGGATATACTGCGCGACAGCGAGACCGAGCTGCTGTTCAGCCAAATCAGCAAGCCTCTCATCGAGGCGGCTGGGCTGGATCCGAAGAGCGTCAGGGTCGTCCTGCTCAGGGATAGCGAGATCAACGCCTTCGTCGCGCAGGGCCAGGTAGTCTATATCCACAGCGGCCTGCTGACCGCCGCCGACAACGTCGGACAGCTGCAGGGCGTAATCGCGCACGAGCTTGGCCACGTCGCCGGCGGGCACTCCATCCGCGTCTATGAAGGCGTCGGCAAAGCCTCGGCAATTTCGATCCTGAGTTTAGTGCTCGGCGCGGCCGCGATCGCAGCTGGAGCGGGCGACGCGGCGATGGGGATCATGGCACTCGGGCAGCAGGTTGCGACAAACAGCTTCCTGTCATTTTCGCGCGCCCAGGAGTCGAGCGCCGACCTCGCCGGCGCGTCCTATCTGTCCAAAGCGGGAGTCAGTGGCCGGGGCAGCCTCGAGTTCTTCAAGAAGCTGCAGAACCAGGAGTATCGCCTGGCGATCTATGCCAAGGACAGTTACGATCGCACCCATCCGCTGTCGCAGGAGCGCATCGACGCCCTGACGCAGATTTATCAAAAGGACCCGGCCTGGAATCGAAAGCCCGATCCGGCGCTTGAAGCGAGGTTCGAGCGGGTCAAGGCCAAGCTGGTCGGCTACGTCACGCCGCAGCAAGCGGTGAACGTCTACCCGGAAAGCGACCAAAGCGTCCCGGCCCATTATGCACGGGCCTACGCCTATCACCTCGGCGCCTATCCAGATAAAGCCAATGCCGAGGCAGACGCGCTGCTTGCCACCGCTCCGGACGACCCGTTCTTCCTTGAGCTAAAGGGGCAGATCCTGCTCGAAGGCGGCCATCCCAAGGAAGCCATCGCCCCGCTTCGCAGGGCAGTGGCTGGCGCGCCTGACATGCCGATGATTGCGGTCATGCTCGGTCACGCCCTGATTGCCTCCGAGGACGACAAGAATTTCCAGGAAGCCAAGCAGGTGCTCAAAACGGCGGTCAACCGTGACAACGACAATCCCTTTGCCTGGTACCAGCTGGGAATTGTTTACGATCGTGAGGGCGACGAGCCGCGAGCTGCCCTCGCGACGGCCGAGCGCAACAATCTGCAAGGCAACAACAAGCTGGCGCTAACCAGCGCGCGGATGGCAATGGCCGGGCTTCGTGCGGGGACGCCGGACTATCTTCGGGCCCAGGATATCGCCATGGTGTCCGAAAATGAGCTGAAAAAGGACAAGAAATATCGTGAGCCAAAGCAGTAA
- a CDS encoding ribonuclease E/G produces MSMRMLIDARHPEETRVAVAKGNRIEEFDFESSEHKQLKGNIYLAKVTRVEPSLQAAFVDYGGNRHGFLAFSEIHPDYYQIPKADRDALLAEEAEHAAEEERLRAAELDDDDYDDAEIVEEADAGEDSGDPEAGGDEAAEVGTGSARSPVDESAAEELRRKRQALRRRYKIQDVIQRRQVLLVQVVKEERGNKGAALTTYLSLAGRYCVLMPNTSHGGGISRKISNGADRKRLKSIISDLKLPSTMGLIVRTAGLSRTKVEIKRDFDYLARLWDEVRERTLSSSAPALIYRDSDLIKRAIRDLYHREIDEVVVEGDDGYKAARGFMKLLMPSHVRRVKQYVDPTPVFQRYGVEDQLTAMYQPVVQLKSGGYLVINPTEALVSIDINSGRSTREHNIEQTAFATNLEAAAEIARQLRLRDMAGLVVIDFIDMEQNSHVRKVEKAMKEALKNDRARIQVGRISSFGLMEMSRQRLRTGVLEASTKACSHCEGTGLMRTASSSGLSALRIIEDEAARGRGDRITLRAGSEAAIYVLNRKRAELAEIEDRYGVTVEIAIEESFEGARMTVESSGPRPVPKERPALAPIVEEEDDYLPEVDEEEAEEEEARPARGEEDDERGARRRRRRRRGGRGRRRDGESEQAEALPESADDAPEAEALGAEEVAEDAETRSKSRRGRRGGRGRKGRDESVEAVPTEADISPEEPPMADLPVSEEPAPESADAAVDDKPKTRRRPRARKKDEATSEAAVAEPAAVEHPAPVEPEEKPKRRTRAKKTADDAPVEPKPAAKRAKSSEPPEASNEDIPGDGKPRSGWWQRTFG; encoded by the coding sequence ATGTCCATGCGCATGCTAATCGACGCGCGCCACCCGGAGGAGACCCGGGTCGCCGTCGCCAAGGGAAACCGGATCGAGGAATTTGATTTCGAATCCTCGGAGCACAAGCAGCTCAAAGGTAATATCTATCTCGCCAAGGTAACTCGTGTCGAACCGTCGCTGCAGGCGGCGTTCGTCGATTACGGCGGCAACCGCCACGGATTCCTTGCTTTTAGCGAAATCCATCCTGACTATTATCAGATTCCAAAGGCCGACCGCGATGCGCTGCTGGCCGAAGAGGCTGAGCACGCCGCCGAGGAAGAGCGGCTTCGCGCCGCCGAGCTCGACGATGACGACTACGACGATGCGGAGATAGTCGAAGAGGCGGACGCCGGCGAGGATTCGGGCGATCCCGAAGCCGGCGGCGACGAAGCGGCCGAGGTCGGCACCGGATCGGCCCGCTCGCCGGTCGACGAGAGCGCCGCCGAGGAGCTTCGGCGCAAGCGCCAGGCGCTCCGCCGCCGCTACAAGATCCAGGATGTCATCCAGCGCCGCCAGGTGCTGCTGGTCCAGGTCGTCAAGGAAGAGCGCGGCAACAAGGGCGCCGCTCTCACCACATATTTGTCGCTGGCCGGCCGTTATTGCGTGCTGATGCCCAACACGTCGCACGGCGGCGGCATCAGCCGGAAGATCAGCAACGGGGCCGACCGCAAGCGGCTGAAGTCGATCATTTCCGACCTCAAGCTGCCGTCGACGATGGGCCTGATCGTCCGCACCGCCGGGCTGTCGCGCACCAAAGTCGAGATCAAGCGCGACTTCGACTATCTCGCCCGGCTTTGGGACGAGGTTCGCGAGCGCACCCTTTCATCCTCGGCACCGGCGCTGATTTACCGCGACAGCGATCTCATCAAGCGCGCCATACGAGATCTTTATCACCGCGAAATCGACGAAGTCGTGGTCGAAGGCGACGACGGCTATAAGGCTGCACGCGGCTTCATGAAATTGCTGATGCCGAGCCATGTCCGCCGGGTGAAGCAATATGTCGACCCGACGCCGGTGTTCCAGCGTTACGGCGTCGAAGACCAGCTGACTGCCATGTACCAGCCGGTCGTCCAGCTGAAGTCCGGCGGCTACCTGGTCATCAACCCGACTGAGGCGCTGGTCAGCATCGATATCAACTCGGGCCGGTCAACGCGTGAGCACAATATCGAGCAGACCGCTTTTGCCACAAACCTTGAAGCGGCCGCCGAAATCGCTCGCCAGCTGCGCCTGCGCGACATGGCCGGGTTGGTGGTGATCGACTTCATCGACATGGAGCAGAATAGCCACGTCCGTAAGGTCGAAAAGGCGATGAAGGAGGCGCTCAAGAACGACCGCGCCCGGATCCAGGTTGGACGCATATCGAGCTTCGGGCTGATGGAAATGAGCCGCCAGCGGCTGCGGACCGGCGTACTCGAAGCTTCGACTAAGGCTTGCTCGCATTGCGAAGGCACCGGCCTGATGCGCACCGCATCATCGTCCGGCCTTAGCGCGCTCCGTATTATCGAGGATGAGGCCGCGCGCGGCCGCGGCGACCGCATCACGCTGCGCGCCGGCAGCGAGGCCGCGATTTACGTGCTCAACCGAAAGCGCGCCGAATTGGCTGAGATCGAGGACCGCTATGGCGTGACCGTCGAAATCGCCATTGAGGAGAGCTTCGAAGGCGCCCGCATGACGGTCGAAAGTTCGGGCCCGCGCCCGGTGCCGAAAGAACGCCCGGCCCTGGCGCCGATCGTCGAGGAAGAAGACGATTATCTGCCCGAGGTCGACGAGGAAGAGGCGGAAGAGGAAGAGGCGCGTCCCGCCCGTGGCGAGGAAGATGACGAACGCGGCGCACGCCGTCGCCGTCGCCGCCGTCGCGGAGGGCGCGGCCGCAGGCGTGATGGCGAATCCGAACAGGCCGAGGCTTTGCCGGAATCCGCCGACGATGCTCCCGAGGCCGAAGCGCTCGGAGCTGAGGAAGTGGCGGAAGATGCGGAAACCAGATCCAAGTCGCGTCGTGGACGGCGTGGCGGACGCGGACGCAAGGGCCGGGACGAGTCAGTCGAAGCAGTGCCCACTGAAGCCGACATTTCGCCCGAAGAGCCGCCGATGGCCGATCTTCCGGTGTCGGAAGAGCCTGCGCCCGAAAGCGCTGACGCTGCCGTCGACGACAAGCCCAAGACTCGCCGCCGGCCACGCGCCCGCAAGAAGGACGAGGCAACGAGCGAAGCAGCTGTCGCGGAGCCTGCTGCGGTTGAGCATCCAGCGCCGGTCGAACCAGAAGAGAAGCCCAAGCGCCGGACCCGTGCCAAGAAGACGGCAGACGATGCTCCGGTAGAGCCCAAGCCGGCTGCCAAGCGCGCGAAATCGTCCGAGCCGCCTGAAGCGAGCAACGAGGATATCCCCGGCGACGGCAAGCCACGCAGTGGCTGGTGGCAGCGGACCTTCGGCTAG